A window from Solanum stenotomum isolate F172 chromosome 7, ASM1918654v1, whole genome shotgun sequence encodes these proteins:
- the LOC125870495 gene encoding gamma-tubulin complex component 3, whose amino-acid sequence MDDGDRRALDLVKELVHRLLSTSPPSSTANSHQSITLNPNPIIPSDQQYHQALRYAIRILSSRMTPSIAADESAMVESIKRRLATQGKSSDALTFADVYTKFSLKTGQGSVRNKWAVLYLLKTVSEDRKIQKHQSTSVAPNGFLSSALSGGLPELVGSESNRNFGLRNDCSKVLNNVQGYTDNSKDSRGLVGKLEKGYSDGSLSDDFQSLNCVGDNSRVLRGKGEVGKGWSGGVLMVSKDPENLRDMAYKEFVNLSKEENEVSEDVLVRDVLYACQGIDGKYVKYDKNEDGYVLPDWMKVPRATRSVVRKLCELGWLFRKVKGYISDSMNQFPAQHVGTVGQAFCAALQDELSEYYKLLAVLEGQAMNPIPLGSESACSGSYMSLRRLSVWFAEPIVKMRLMAVLVDNCKSLKGGAMAGAIHMHAQHGDPLVNDFMKRLLRRVCSPLFEMVRRWVLEGELEDIFAEFFIVSQPVKDESLWREGYRLHAAMLPAFISQSLAKQILRTGKSINFLRVCCDDRGWADAATEAATAVGTTTTRGSLGYGETDALESLVTEAAKRIHKHLLELMHKRYKFKEHCLAIKRYLLLGQGDFVQYLMDIVGPELSEPANTISSFKLATLLESAITSSNAQYDGCDIRARLRVKMMPHKTGDRGWDVFSLEYDAGVPLNTIFTESVMTRYIRVFNFLWKLRRVEHALTGTWKTMKPNCITSHFFSKLPQAVKLQLILTSRKCQVLWDEMNHFVSNLQYYIMFEVLEVSWSNLVKEMELSKDLDDLLAAHEKYLFSILEKSLLGERSQELNKTLFVLFDLILRFRSLADRLYEGINELQSRTSETSTNSRDKVKSRGKSNDKTSEPGSWLGEGRKALTQRAGEFLKNMGNDMDVIGKDYTTIFEGFISQLPVQQHIDLKFLMFRLNFTEFYSQIQPITRGKLF is encoded by the exons ATGGACGACGGCGACCGAAGAGCACTAGATCTAGTCAAAGAGCTAGTACACCGTTTACTTTCCACTTCTCCGCCGTCCTCCACCGCCAACTCCCACCAGTCCAttaccttaaaccctaaccctatcATACCTTCCGATCAACAGTATCACCAAGCTCTGAGATACGCCATTCGCATACTCTCCAGTCGAATGACACCTTCAATTGCTGCGGATGAGTCCGCAATGGTGGAATCCATTAAGCGACGGTTAGCTACTCAAGGTAAATCGTCTGATGCCTTAACTTTTGCTGATGTATATACCAAATTCTCGTTGAAAACAGGACAGGGTAGTGTAAGAAACAAATGGGCTGTTCTTTATTTGCTTAAAACTGTCTCCGAAGATCGGAAAATTCAAAAACATCAGTCTACTTCTGTAGCACCTAATGGATTTCTAAGCTCTGCATTGTCGGGTGGTTTACCGGAATTGGTTGGAAGTGAATCGAATCGTAATTTCGGGCTCAGAAATGATTGTTCTAAGGTTTTGAATAATGTGCAGGGTTACACGGATAATAGTAAGGATTCTAGGGGTTTGGTGGGTAAATTGGAGAAGGGCTATAGTGATGGTAGTTTGAGTGATGATTTTCAGAGTTTGAATTGTGTAGGTGATAATTCGAGAGTTTTGAGGGGTAAAGGTGAAGTAGGGAAGGGATGGAGTGGAGGGGTTTTGATGGTTTCcaaggatccagagaacttacGTGATATGGCGTATAAGGAGTTTGTGAACTTGTCGAAGGAAGAAAATGAGGTATCTGAGGATGTTTTGGTGAGGGATGTGCTGTATGCTTGTCAAGGGATCGATGGGAAGTATGTAAAGTATGATAAAAATGAGGATGGCTATGTGTTGCCTGATTGGATGAAAGTTCCAAGGGCTACGAGAAGTGTTGTTAGGAAGCTTTGTGAGCTCGGCTGGTTGTTTAGGAAAGTCAAAGGGTACATCTCAGATAGTATGAATCAGTTCCCTGCTCAACATGTAGGCACAGTTGGACAAGCGTTTTGTGCTGCATTGCAAGATGAGCTTTCAGAGTACTATAAATTGTTAGCGGTGCTCGAAGGGCAGGCAATGAATCCAATACCGTTGGGTTCCGAGAGTGCATGTTCAGGGAGTTATATGTCTCTAAGAAGACTGTCAGTTTGGTTTGCTGagccaattgtgaagatgagaTTGATGGCTGTTTTAGTTGATAACTGTAAAAGCTTAAAGGGTGGGGCAATGGCTGGTGCAATTCACATGCATGCCCAGCATGGTGATCCGCTTGTTAATGATTTCATGAAAAGGTTGTTGCGTCGGGTGTGTTCCCCTCTTTTTGAGATGGTGAGGAGATGGGTGCTTGAAGGAGAACTTGAAGATATATTTGCTGAGTTTTTCATTGTGAGTCAACCTGTAAAAGACGAGTCCCTTTGGAGAGAAGGTTACCGACTTCATGCTGCCATGCTTCCTGCTTTTATTTCTCAGTCTCTTGCCAAACAGATTTTAAGGACCGGTAAATCTATCAACTTTCTCAGAGTTTGTTGTGATGATCGTGGTTGGGCTGATGCTGCAACAGAAGCAGCAACAGCTGTTGGAACTACAACCACGAGAGGAAGTCTTGGGTATGGCGAAACTGATGCACTTGAATCTTTGGTTACAGAAGCAGCAAAAAGAATCCATAAGCATTTACTTGAACTTATGCACAAAAGGTACAAGTTCAAGGAACATTGTCTTGCCATTAAGCGCTATTTGCTTCTTGGTCAAGGTGATTTCGTACAATATCTAATGGATATTGTTGGTCCTGAGCTATCTGAACCGGCTAATACTATTAGCTCATTTAAGCTGGCAACCTTGTTGGAGAGTGCTATCACATCATCTAATGCACAGTATGATGGTTGCGATATACGCGCTAGATTAAGGGTTAAGATGATGCCACATAAAACTGGAGATAGAGGGTGGGATGTCTTTTCTCTGGAATATGATGCAGGTGTTCCTTTGAATACAATTTTTACAGAGTCTGTAATGACTAGATATATAAGagtcttcaattttttatggAAGCTCAGAAGGGTAGAACACGCGCTAACCGGTACTTGGAAGACAATGAAACCAAATtgtatcacttcccacttcttCTCCAAGTTGCCACAGGCTGTTAAGTTGCAGTtgattttgacatcaagaaagTGTCAAGTTCTTTGGGATGAAATGAATCACTTTGTTTCTAATTTGCAGTACTACATCATGTTTGAAGTCTTGGAGGTCTCATGGTCTAATCTTGTGAAAGAAATGGAATTATCAAAAGACCTTGATGATCTTCTTGCAGCACATGAAAAGTATTTGTTTTCAATTTTAGAGAAGTCTTTGCTGGGAGAACGTTCTCAGGAGCTTAATAAGACACTCTTCGTTTTATTTGACCTGATATTGCGCTTCCGAAGCCTGGCAGATCGACTATATGAAGGCATTAATGAGCTGCAATCAAG GACTTCAGAAACATCAACTAACTCTCGTGATAAAGTCAAATCACGGGGAAAATCAAATGATAAAACTTCAGAACCAGGTTCATGGCTTGGTGAAGGCAGAAAAGCTTTAACTCAACGCGCTGGAGAGTTCCTCAAAAATATGGGAAATGATATGGACGTGATTGGAAAGGATTATACAACCATCTTTGAGGGGTTCATTTCTCAGTTGCCCGTGCAGCAGCACATTGATTTGAAGTTTCTTATGTTTAGGCTCAACTTCACTGAGTTCTATAGTCAGATACAGCCAATTACAAGAGGGAAACTTTTCTAG
- the LOC125870844 gene encoding putative phytosulfokines 6: MEQKNIVFLLSLMVLLLISYTTSARLLPTINSQENKKIESNGIISNNPISSQVQEDFNDLMGIEECEEKDEVCFKRRMIAEAHLDYIYTQHKPKH; this comes from the exons ATGgagcaaaaaaatattgtatttcttctttctcttatGGTTTTACTACTAATTTCCTACACAACTTCAGCTCGTTTATTGCCAACAATTAATTCTCAAG AGAATAAGAAGATTGAATCTAATGGGATTATTAGTAATAATCCAATTTCCTCACAAGTACAAGAAGATTTCAATGAT CTCATGGGAATAGAAGAATgtgaagaaaaagatgaagttTGTTTCAAGAGAAGAATGATTGCAGAGGCTCATTTGGATTATATTTATACTCAACACAAGCCAAAACATTGA